A window of the Sporosarcina sp. FSL K6-2383 genome harbors these coding sequences:
- a CDS encoding glycerate kinase, translated as MKIVLAPDSFKGSLTAIQAARAMADGIRDVDPAIEIVMLPAADGGEGTMNSLVGSTAGKTVTVVVQDPLGRKVKASYGVLGDGETCVIEIAEASGLMLLTEEERNPLITSTFGTGQLIIHALDAGFRKFIIGLGGSATNDGGAGLLQALGMKLMDANGAELLQGGGSLNRLSSMDQTHFDERISESTFLIACDVENPLVGPDGASAIFGPQKGASAEMVDVLDHNLTKLALVVEVFTGISLQGRKGAGAAGGAGGAFQALFPGEMRRGIEVVLDAISFAEHVTEADLVLTGEGKTDSQTLSGKTPFGVAQVANREEKPIILISGAIDEESRELLAPLFTELHAVADGTISSKESIDHASYYLRLKTKKVMENYLSNHNLE; from the coding sequence TTGAAAATAGTACTAGCACCTGATTCATTCAAAGGGAGTTTGACAGCTATACAAGCAGCGCGGGCGATGGCAGATGGTATTCGTGACGTTGATCCTGCAATTGAGATAGTAATGCTTCCGGCGGCTGATGGTGGGGAAGGAACGATGAACAGTTTGGTTGGTTCAACTGCCGGAAAGACTGTTACTGTTGTTGTTCAAGATCCGCTCGGTCGTAAAGTAAAGGCTAGTTATGGTGTCCTTGGGGATGGGGAGACATGTGTCATTGAAATTGCGGAAGCGTCTGGTTTGATGCTATTGACTGAAGAGGAGAGAAATCCGCTTATCACTTCTACGTTTGGTACAGGCCAACTAATTATCCACGCATTAGATGCAGGTTTTCGAAAATTTATCATCGGGCTCGGCGGCAGTGCGACAAATGATGGCGGGGCTGGCCTGTTGCAAGCGTTAGGCATGAAGTTGATGGATGCCAATGGCGCTGAATTACTACAAGGTGGCGGATCGCTGAATAGGCTAAGTTCAATGGATCAAACTCATTTCGATGAGCGGATTTCTGAAAGTACCTTTTTAATCGCCTGTGATGTAGAAAATCCGCTTGTTGGACCTGATGGTGCTTCAGCTATTTTTGGTCCGCAAAAGGGTGCTTCAGCTGAAATGGTAGACGTGCTAGATCACAATTTGACGAAATTGGCATTGGTAGTAGAAGTGTTTACAGGTATTTCATTGCAAGGAAGAAAAGGTGCAGGTGCAGCTGGAGGAGCGGGGGGAGCTTTTCAAGCATTATTTCCAGGTGAGATGAGGCGCGGGATTGAAGTCGTGTTAGATGCGATTTCGTTTGCTGAACATGTAACGGAAGCAGATCTGGTTCTGACAGGCGAGGGGAAAACGGACAGTCAAACGTTATCGGGTAAAACACCCTTTGGCGTAGCACAAGTCGCGAATAGGGAAGAGAAGCCTATTATTCTCATTTCAGGTGCAATAGATGAAGAGAGTCGGGAGCTATTAGCGCCACTTTTTACCGAATTACATGCGGTTGCGGATGGAACAATATCGTCAAAAGAGTCGATTGACCATGCTAGTTATTATTTGCGCTTAAAAACAAAGAAAGTGATGGAGAACTATCTATCAAATCACAACTTAGAATAG